TCCGGCGGATCAGGCTGCTCATGACGCCGCCCATCGTTTCGATGCCGAGAGACAGGGGCGTCACATCCAGCAACAACATGTCTGTTGTCCCGCCGCTGAGAATATCGGCTTGCACAGCCGCGCCCAGTGCGACGACTTCGTCCGGATTCAAGTGGCAATGTGGAGGTTTTCCGAACAGGGCTTCCACGCGCTGCCGAACCAACGGCATGCGAGTAGACCCGCCCACCAAGACCACTTCATCGATGTCTTTCGGGGTGAGCCCGGCGTCTTTTATTGCCATACGACAGGGAGCTAACGTACGCTCAATCACACTCGCCGCCAGGGGTTCGAGCTGATCACGCGTCAGCTCTCTGGTGAAGCATCCTTTGTCCTCCGGGAGCTCAATCGCTATATCGGTCCTCAACTCATCTGTCAGGCGTATCTTGGCCCGCTCAGCTTCCAGCCGGACGGCCTGCATGTGATCGGGGTAGCCGCTTATGTCGATTCCTTCTCGCTCTCGAATTTCCGCAATAAAGAGATCAACTAATACGCGATCGACATCGTCTCCCCCCAGGTGAGTATCTCCGTTGGTTGCGAGCACCTCAAAGATACCGTCCTTCAATTTCAGGATCGATATATCGAGCGTGCCGCCTCCGAAATCATACACGGCGATCGTGCCTTGCGTGTTTTTCTGAAGTCCGTAGGCCAAAGAGGCGGCGGTCGGCTCATTGATGATCCTCAAGACTTCCAACCCGGCAATGAGACCGGCGTCTTTGGTGGCCTGTCGCTGGCTGTCGTTAAAGTAGGCTGGAACAGTAATGACGGCCTTCGTGATGCTTTCGCCGAGGTACGCCTCCGCCCGCAGCTTCAATTCTTTGAGGATCATGGCGGAGATCTGGGGCGGCGAATAGCTTTTCTGGCCGAGCCTGATCCGGATGACACCGCCTGTTTCAGTGAGACTGTATGGAAAGTATGACAGCTCGTCTTGGACATCGGCCAACCCTTTGCCCATGAACCGCTTCACGGAATAGACTGTGCGCTCTGGATTTCTGGTTAAGTGCTCCTTCGCCGGGTCTCCCACGATCAAACCATTGTCCGTTAAGGCCACGACCGAAGGCACCATCGTCCGACCATGACGGTCCGGGATGATGCAGGGCTGTCCGTCATGCATGTACGCAACCAGCGAATTGGTTGTGCCGAGGTCGATGCCGACTATTCTTGCCATATCACGGGTGTTGAAAAAGAGCTTCTCAGTCGATTGTTGACGCTAGGTCGGTGACGATATTGTTGATATATGTCCGATGCGACAGGAGATCGCGCATCTGCTTCAGGATTCTGTCCCGTTCCGTCCTCGCCGAGTTCGTCACTTCTCCGGCGTCTTGTAGCTTGTCCCAATCGACAAACAACCGGCGAAGTTGAGATTCCATCTCTTCTTTGCGTCTCTCCAATGCCTCCTGTTCAGTCTGGAGCGCGGCACGGAGCCGGTGGCCCTGATCCGAACCACGATCCGTTGCTCGGTACTCCTCCAAGGTATCTTGTAGTTCCAAAATTTCTTCAAAGAGATCGGCGGGTGGGGAGGTTCTAATGTCTTTGACTGAGCCGGTTTCTAGAGCCAATAGGTATTCCGCTCGTTGAATGGGGTCACGGAGCGTGCGATAGGCAGTATTGAGGACAGCGGCATTGCCGAGGCTGATTGCTTGTTCGTCCGTGCTCTTGGCCTGATAAAAATCCGGATGGAATGTCCGACTCAGTTCGTAGAATTTGGCCTCCAATTTCTTCGGGTCGAGCGTGAGGCGCCGTGGAAACCCCAGACAGGTAAAATAGTCTGTCTCTTTTGAAACCGGTTGGACTTTCACGCAACGTTCACAGAAGTATTCACCGGTCACCTCTGACTGGCAATGCCAGCACATACTCCGAGCCATCTGCAGCTGGCGACGACGATCTGAATGAGTTAATGGGTGATTGTTATCCATGAGCAAAAACGGGCATGGCGTGCGTACCATGCCCGGTCGGTTTTTCCTGCCCGTATCGAATCAGGCCGAGAACGATTCTCCGCAGCCGCAGGTCTTGTTGGCGTTCGGGTTGAGGAACTTGAAGTTCCCGCCCATGAGGTCTTTTTGATAATCCAATTGAGTGCCCTGGAGATAGATGGCGCTCTTGGCATCCACGATCACCTTGACACCATCGAGCTCATAGACTTGATCGTACTGTCCGATCTTGTCATCGAAGTTGACCGTATAGCTGAGGCCCGAGCAGCCGCCTCCCTTCACCCCGAGGCGGAGTCCGCCCTCCTCGATCCCTTGGACATTAATCAGCCGCTTGACCTCTTTCATGGCTGCGTCGGTGAGTGAGATGATCGGAGCCTGAGCCCCGACATTCGTTGTATCCATTGTGGCGCTCCCTTCGTGACGGTTACTTGGTGTCAGCCGGCTGCTCGTCGGCCTTCTTCTGATAGTCGGCCAATGCAGCTTTAATGGCGTCTTCAGCGAGGACCGAACAATGAATTTTCACCGGTGGAAGATTCAATTCCTGCACAATGTCCGTGTTCTTGATCTTCTGGGCTTCATCGATCGTTTTCCCCTTGAGCCATTCGGTGGCCAGACTGGAGCTGGCGATCGCCGAGCCGCAACCGAAAGTTTTGAACTTGGCATCGACGATCGTATCGTTTTGTACCTTAATCTGCAGCTTCATCACGTCGCCGCACTCCGGAGCCCCCACCATCCCGGTACCGACCCCTTCTTCGTTCTTCTTAAAACTTCCCATGTTACGAGGGTTGTTGAAATGATCGACGACCTTATCGCTGTATGCCATGGTGTCCTCCGAAATATACGTTGTATCTCAGTTAGTGTGCCGCCCACTGAACGGATTTCAGGTCCACGCCCTCTTTCGCCATTTCATAAAGCGGGGACATTTCGCGCAACTTGGTAACCACCTCAATAACCTTCTTAATCGTATAATCAATCTCTTCATCGCTGTTGAATCGGCCCAGGCCGAAGCGGATTGAGGAGTGAGCAAGCTCCGTCCCGACGCCGAGTGCGCGCAGCACATATGAGGGTTCCAGGGTGGCCGACGTGCAGGCCGATCCGGACGAAAGCGCGATGTCCTTCATGCCCATGAGCAGCGATTCCCCCTCGACATAGGCGAACGAAATATTGAGATTGCCCGGCAAACGGTTTGTCGGATGGCCGTTGAGGTAGCTTTCCTCAAGCGCCGCCATAATGTCGGCCTGAAGGCGGTCACGCATTTTCGTCAGCCGCGCTGCTTCTGTCGCCATCTCCTGCTCGCAGATGTCACAGGCTTTCCCGAATCCCACAATCAGCGGAACTGCTAAGGTGCCGGATCGCATGCCGCGCTCATGGCCTCCTCCGTCCATCTGGGCCGCGATGCGTACGCGGGGGTTCCGCTTCCTGACGTAGAGCGCACCGACTCCCTTAGGACCGTAAAGCTTGTGAGCTGAGAACGACATCAGATCAATGCCCATGGCTTGGACATCGACCGGTATTTTCCCGACACCCTGGGTGGCATCACAATGGAAGAGCACCCCTCTTGCTTTTGCAATCTTGCCGATCTCCTGGATGGGATTGATCGTGCCGATTTCATTGTTGGCCAGCATGATCGAGATCAGGATGGTCTTGTCGGTGATGGCATTTTGCACGTCCTGTGGATTCACCATGCCGTGCTTGTCGACCGGCAAATAGGTCACAGTCGCCAGCCCTTTGGCTTCAAGGGACTTGGCCGTGTCGAGCACGGCGCGATGTTCCGTGGACGACGTGATGATGTGAGTGCCCTTCTCCTTGTACATCTCCAACACGCCCTTCAACGCCAGGTTGTCCGATTCGGTGGCGCCGCTGGTGAAGACGATTTCTTTTGAGTCGGCCTTGATAAGCTTCGCAATCTGTTTGCGGGCTTGTTCCACGGCTTCTTCCGCGGCCCAACCGAAGGCATGATTACGACTGGCGGCGTTACCGAACTTTTCCACGAAATAGGGCAGCATGGCCTCCAGAACTCGCGGGTCCATGGGAGTGGTGGAATGGTTATCGAGAAAAATGGGAAGCTTCATCGTTCTACTCCTTGTACCGAGGGGGACTGAATAGTAATAAGGGGGGTGCCGCCCATCATGTCACCCAGCGTCATGTTGTTCAATAATTGGTAGATGCTGTCTTGGATTTTCAGTAGGGGCGTGCGGATGTTGCAGTGTTCGCGTTGCATGCAGAATTCCCCCTCTTTTTCGTGCGAGCAGTCGGTGATGCCGAGAGGGCCTTCGATACTTTCGATTATTTGGGCAATCGTGATCTGGCTGGCGCTTCGGGCCAGGAGATACCCACCTTTGGGACCATTGTGGCTTTCGATGAGGCCGTTCTTTGAGAGAACCTGAAGGACTTTCGCCAGTA
This region of Nitrospira sp. genomic DNA includes:
- a CDS encoding iron-sulfur cluster assembly accessory protein, with protein sequence MDTTNVGAQAPIISLTDAAMKEVKRLINVQGIEEGGLRLGVKGGGCSGLSYTVNFDDKIGQYDQVYELDGVKVIVDAKSAIYLQGTQLDYQKDLMGGNFKFLNPNANKTCGCGESFSA
- the hscB gene encoding Fe-S protein assembly co-chaperone HscB — protein: MKVQPVSKETDYFTCLGFPRRLTLDPKKLEAKFYELSRTFHPDFYQAKSTDEQAISLGNAAVLNTAYRTLRDPIQRAEYLLALETGSVKDIRTSPPADLFEEILELQDTLEEYRATDRGSDQGHRLRAALQTEQEALERRKEEMESQLRRLFVDWDKLQDAGEVTNSARTERDRILKQMRDLLSHRTYINNIVTDLASTID
- the iscU gene encoding Fe-S cluster assembly scaffold IscU, which gives rise to MAYSDKVVDHFNNPRNMGSFKKNEEGVGTGMVGAPECGDVMKLQIKVQNDTIVDAKFKTFGCGSAIASSSLATEWLKGKTIDEAQKIKNTDIVQELNLPPVKIHCSVLAEDAIKAALADYQKKADEQPADTK
- the dnaK gene encoding molecular chaperone DnaK, whose amino-acid sequence is MARIVGIDLGTTNSLVAYMHDGQPCIIPDRHGRTMVPSVVALTDNGLIVGDPAKEHLTRNPERTVYSVKRFMGKGLADVQDELSYFPYSLTETGGVIRIRLGQKSYSPPQISAMILKELKLRAEAYLGESITKAVITVPAYFNDSQRQATKDAGLIAGLEVLRIINEPTAASLAYGLQKNTQGTIAVYDFGGGTLDISILKLKDGIFEVLATNGDTHLGGDDVDRVLVDLFIAEIREREGIDISGYPDHMQAVRLEAERAKIRLTDELRTDIAIELPEDKGCFTRELTRDQLEPLAASVIERTLAPCRMAIKDAGLTPKDIDEVVLVGGSTRMPLVRQRVEALFGKPPHCHLNPDEVVALGAAVQADILSGGTTDMLLLDVTPLSLGIETMGGVMSSLIRRNTTIPASAKEMFTTYVDGQTGVDIHILQGERELVKDNRSLARFRLKVPPLPAGVPRIEVTFLIDANGILNVTAADMRTGQSQSIEVKPSYGLSDMEVERMIEDSFKFAAEDIGARKLIEARLDAESLFKTTDKSLAEAGHLVAREETDAIRAALSQLSTAKDGTDPRAIRARMVELEQAAKHLNTVMLDDSLKKGLQGKKVSEVS
- a CDS encoding IscS subfamily cysteine desulfurase produces the protein MKLPIFLDNHSTTPMDPRVLEAMLPYFVEKFGNAASRNHAFGWAAEEAVEQARKQIAKLIKADSKEIVFTSGATESDNLALKGVLEMYKEKGTHIITSSTEHRAVLDTAKSLEAKGLATVTYLPVDKHGMVNPQDVQNAITDKTILISIMLANNEIGTINPIQEIGKIAKARGVLFHCDATQGVGKIPVDVQAMGIDLMSFSAHKLYGPKGVGALYVRKRNPRVRIAAQMDGGGHERGMRSGTLAVPLIVGFGKACDICEQEMATEAARLTKMRDRLQADIMAALEESYLNGHPTNRLPGNLNISFAYVEGESLLMGMKDIALSSGSACTSATLEPSYVLRALGVGTELAHSSIRFGLGRFNSDEEIDYTIKKVIEVVTKLREMSPLYEMAKEGVDLKSVQWAAH
- a CDS encoding Rrf2 family transcriptional regulator gives rise to the protein MLKISKKADYALMALQHIASVQFGDVTPGRVVNTKEIAEEYNIPLELLAKVLQVLSKNGLIESHNGPKGGYLLARSASQITIAQIIESIEGPLGITDCSHEKEGEFCMQREHCNIRTPLLKIQDSIYQLLNNMTLGDMMGGTPLITIQSPSVQGVER